The following are from one region of the Verrucomicrobiota bacterium genome:
- a CDS encoding PH domain-containing protein → MASEIFQASRWTKGNFLFPTRIEVTDKAVIRRKRSWFSIDEISISIHKVASVHIKTGIIWSDILIESSGGSDPLKSHGHSKGDARRIKELIENYQAAPENRAAAGTD, encoded by the coding sequence ATGGCATCGGAAATCTTCCAGGCCAGTCGTTGGACAAAGGGCAACTTCCTTTTTCCCACGCGCATTGAGGTCACCGACAAGGCGGTGATCCGGCGCAAGCGTTCCTGGTTCAGCATTGATGAAATCAGCATCAGCATCCACAAGGTCGCTTCTGTCCACATCAAGACCGGCATCATCTGGTCGGACATTCTGATCGAATCTTCCGGTGGGAGCGATCCGTTGAAAAGTCATGGGCATTCCAAAGGCGACGCGCGGCGTATCAAGGAACTGATTGAGAATTATCAGGCCGCACCCGAGAACCGGGCTGCGGCTGGGACGGACTAG
- a CDS encoding trypsin-like peptidase domain-containing protein, whose product MNMVSEGEHSRRVQPRKWRLTAWLLVISLWTVCVHPAEVDVRRDAAVEAVERVMPSVVNIQTETIVEYSDPFDELLREFWGPYYRRRPPNTEYSLGSGVIIHEEGYVLTNLHVVRRANRITVKVFDGNQFKDYEAEPIVGTTRSDVALLKLKTKPGERFRAVKFTRDDDLLLGETVLALGNPFGLGGSVSRGILSSKNRRLPKEDEPLDVADWLQTDAAINPGNSGGPLINLRGELIGLNVAVYREGQGIGFAIPIKQVTEALSEIFIPEVIHSLWFGARIKAGPYPPTVTFVKPNSPAGQAGLRVGDQILQVDGKTPKGFIECNEMLNVSTKPTTLLVAQKNGDHRKLTIQLLPLSRLVKDKLGLDVQELTPELVQALGVKGKVGLLIADVEKGGPTEQTKLQSGFLITGIEGQTTTYLMTAADILADKKKGERVRLTVLVPQRAGNLVGYRQGTVDVKVR is encoded by the coding sequence ATGAACATGGTTTCCGAGGGAGAACATTCCCGGCGGGTTCAGCCGCGAAAGTGGCGACTGACCGCCTGGCTGCTGGTGATCAGCCTCTGGACGGTCTGCGTCCACCCGGCGGAAGTGGATGTGCGTCGGGATGCCGCCGTGGAGGCCGTCGAACGGGTCATGCCCAGTGTGGTGAACATCCAGACGGAAACGATTGTAGAATACAGCGATCCCTTTGATGAATTGCTCCGCGAATTCTGGGGGCCGTATTATCGGCGGCGTCCGCCCAACACCGAATACAGCCTCGGTTCGGGAGTTATCATTCACGAAGAGGGCTACGTGCTCACCAACCTCCACGTCGTGCGGCGGGCCAATCGCATCACAGTGAAAGTGTTCGATGGAAATCAATTCAAAGACTACGAAGCGGAGCCGATTGTCGGCACGACCCGCAGTGACGTGGCCTTGCTCAAGTTGAAAACCAAACCCGGCGAACGCTTCCGGGCTGTCAAGTTCACCCGCGATGATGATTTGCTGCTGGGGGAAACGGTGCTGGCGTTGGGCAATCCTTTTGGTCTGGGCGGCTCGGTCAGTCGCGGCATTCTGAGTTCCAAGAATCGTCGCCTGCCGAAAGAGGACGAGCCGTTGGACGTGGCCGACTGGCTGCAGACCGACGCGGCGATCAATCCTGGCAACAGCGGCGGCCCGCTTATCAACTTGCGCGGCGAACTCATCGGTTTGAACGTCGCAGTTTATCGCGAAGGACAAGGAATTGGCTTTGCGATTCCAATCAAGCAAGTCACCGAGGCGCTCTCGGAGATTTTTATTCCAGAAGTGATCCATTCGCTCTGGTTCGGCGCGCGGATCAAAGCCGGCCCGTATCCGCCCACAGTCACTTTTGTGAAACCGAACAGCCCCGCCGGCCAGGCCGGGTTGCGCGTGGGCGACCAGATTCTGCAGGTGGACGGCAAAACGCCGAAAGGTTTTATCGAATGCAATGAAATGTTAAACGTCAGCACTAAACCGACCACCTTGCTCGTCGCGCAAAAAAATGGTGATCATCGCAAATTGACGATTCAGTTGCTGCCGTTGAGCCGGTTGGTCAAAGACAAACTGGGACTCGACGTCCAGGAACTCACGCCCGAATTGGTCCAGGCACTGGGGGTGAAAGGCAAGGTGGGGCTGTTGATTGCCGACGTGGAAAAAGGCGGGCCGACGGAACAGACGAAGTTGCAAAGCGGTTTCCTGATCACCGGCATCGAAGGACAAACCACGACCTACCTGATGACGGCGGCTGATATTCTGGCGGACAAGAAAAAAGGCGAGCGCGTGCGACTGACAGTGCTGGTGCCGCAGCGGGCGGGTAACCTGGTCGGCTATCGGCAGGGCACGGTGGATGTCAAGGTGCGTTAG
- a CDS encoding ATP-binding cassette domain-containing protein: MIEVSNLTKRYAGNTAVSGLSFTVGRGEIVGLLGPNGAGKSTTMRILSCYMPATSGSARVAGLDVFTDADEVRRRIGYMPENNPLHHDMRVREYLKFRARLKGLSRKRSRERADVVTEQCGLTEVSRKIIGHLSKGYRQRVGLADALSHEPELIILDEPTIGLDPNQIRSVRQLIKDLGRNHTVLISTHILPEVEMTCNRVLIMHRGKIVAADSPDNLQKIMSGSTRIIAEIAAPPDDLRACWEQFPEIEYYDLSPTDGEFHRCALTPRDGMDLRAQIYALARERGWVLRELTRNRHSLEDIYVRLTRPDEEGEEG, translated from the coding sequence ATGATTGAAGTTTCAAATTTGACCAAACGTTACGCGGGCAACACCGCCGTGTCCGGCCTTTCGTTCACGGTCGGGCGCGGGGAAATTGTCGGCCTGCTCGGCCCCAACGGCGCCGGCAAGAGCACGACCATGCGCATCCTTTCCTGCTACATGCCGGCCACTTCCGGCAGCGCGCGAGTCGCGGGACTGGATGTGTTCACGGACGCGGACGAAGTGCGGCGGCGCATCGGTTACATGCCGGAAAACAATCCGCTGCATCACGACATGCGCGTCCGTGAATACCTCAAGTTCCGCGCGCGGCTGAAAGGCTTGAGCCGGAAACGTTCGCGCGAACGCGCCGACGTGGTGACTGAACAATGCGGACTGACGGAAGTGAGCCGGAAAATCATCGGCCATCTTTCCAAGGGTTACCGGCAACGGGTCGGTCTGGCCGATGCCCTCTCACACGAACCGGAGTTGATCATCCTGGACGAACCGACCATTGGCCTGGACCCCAATCAAATCCGCTCGGTCCGGCAACTCATCAAGGATTTGGGTCGCAACCACACCGTTCTCATTTCGACTCACATTTTGCCGGAGGTGGAGATGACGTGCAACCGGGTGCTGATCATGCATCGGGGAAAAATCGTGGCGGCGGACTCCCCTGACAACTTGCAAAAAATCATGAGCGGCAGCACGCGGATCATCGCGGAAATCGCCGCGCCGCCGGACGACTTGCGGGCCTGCTGGGAACAGTTTCCCGAAATCGAGTACTACGATCTTTCACCGACGGATGGCGAGTTCCACCGCTGCGCGCTGACACCGCGCGACGGGATGGATTTGCGGGCGCAGATTTATGCCTTGGCGCGCGAGCGTGGCTGGGTTTTGCGGGAACTGACGCGCAACCGGCATTCGCTGGAAGACATTTATGTGCGCCTCACCCGGCCGGACGAAGAAGGGGAGGAAGGTTGA
- the recA gene encoding recombinase RecA produces the protein MPPKTTEKTAPVETSKATVTRQRDLDAAISSITKAYGDGSIMRLGDARAQVKIDVIPTGALAVDLALGVGGVPRGRVVEIFGPESSGKTTLMLHVVANAQKAGGLAAFIDAEHAFDPGYAKRLGVNLDDLLVSQPDSGEEALTICETLARSNALDVIVIDSVAALVPKAELEGEMGMATMGMQARLMSQALRKLTAILGKSKTTCIFTNQLREKVGVMFGNPETTPGGKALKFYASVRMDIRRKDTLKDAAGNAIGNHVKVKIVKNKVAPPFAEAEFDIIYNHGINKEGCILDVGIECGAVDKKGAWLQFNGELIGQGKDAAQKTLAEKPELAKKIVEAIMAKRNALAPAKD, from the coding sequence ATGCCTCCTAAAACCACCGAAAAGACTGCACCCGTTGAAACCTCCAAAGCCACCGTCACCCGGCAACGCGACCTCGATGCGGCCATCTCGTCCATTACCAAAGCCTACGGCGACGGCAGCATCATGCGCCTGGGCGACGCCCGCGCCCAGGTCAAGATTGACGTGATTCCCACCGGCGCATTGGCGGTGGATCTGGCGCTCGGCGTGGGCGGCGTGCCGCGCGGACGCGTCGTGGAAATTTTCGGACCGGAGTCTTCCGGCAAAACCACGTTGATGCTCCACGTCGTGGCCAACGCGCAAAAGGCCGGCGGATTGGCTGCCTTCATTGACGCCGAGCACGCGTTCGATCCCGGTTACGCGAAAAGGCTCGGCGTGAATCTTGATGACCTGCTCGTCTCACAACCCGACAGCGGCGAGGAGGCTCTGACCATTTGCGAAACGCTGGCCCGCTCGAATGCCTTGGACGTGATCGTCATTGACTCCGTCGCCGCGCTGGTGCCGAAGGCTGAACTCGAAGGCGAGATGGGTATGGCGACCATGGGAATGCAGGCGCGTCTGATGAGCCAGGCGCTGCGCAAGCTGACCGCGATTCTCGGCAAATCCAAGACGACCTGCATCTTCACCAATCAACTGCGCGAAAAGGTCGGCGTGATGTTCGGCAATCCCGAGACGACGCCCGGCGGAAAGGCGTTGAAGTTTTACGCGAGCGTCCGCATGGACATCCGCCGCAAAGACACGCTCAAAGACGCCGCTGGCAACGCCATTGGCAACCACGTCAAAGTGAAGATCGTGAAGAACAAAGTCGCGCCGCCGTTTGCCGAGGCCGAGTTCGACATCATCTACAACCACGGGATCAACAAGGAGGGTTGCATTCTCGACGTGGGCATCGAATGTGGCGCGGTGGACAAGAAAGGCGCGTGGCTGCAATTCAACGGCGAACTGATTGGTCAGGGCAAAGACGCCGCGCAAAAGACCCTCGCGGAAAAGCCGGAACTGGCGAAAAAAATAGTCGAGGCCATAATGGCCAAACGGAACGCGCTCGCCCCGGCCAAGGATTAA
- a CDS encoding DUF2851 family protein, translated as MTLQEHPRKSKATNSQLSTLNSQLSFYAQWRARCGVAAVFREDHETPPPEHLLQAIWQHQRLLRDQLTTLDGKNVRVLHPGFANHEAGPDFRGAMVQIGDEPPRAGDVEVDLQSSGWRAHHHAGNPAFEKVVLHVIWDSARPAAGEIPTLPLRRLLDAPISELSTWLGREGGVPLPENLLGQCSAPLRVLSEPKLTELLHQAAQVRWQSKAAQFQARARQAGWEQSFWEGLFRALGYKHNVWPMQRLAELRPRWGSPKLSPLALQARLFGLSGLLPVDLSRAQTASDSYLRRIWDHWWRERDECSDCILPRGLWRFHGLRPANHPQRRLALAAHWLTEENFLAKLEKWFTTELPSEPTRLADSLLKILQVERDDFWSWHWTFRSARLKKPQPLLGAARVTDLAVNVILPWFWVRAAEGKNEKLQRVAEHRYLAWPSAEDNAVLRLARQRLLGGAPARALLGAAAQQGLLQIVRDFCDHSNAICENCQFPQLVREWHSVE; from the coding sequence TTGACTTTGCAAGAGCATCCGCGCAAAAGCAAGGCCACGAACTCTCAACTCTCAACTCTCAACTCTCAACTCTCCTTCTACGCCCAGTGGCGCGCCCGCTGCGGCGTGGCGGCGGTGTTCCGGGAGGACCACGAAACCCCGCCGCCGGAACATCTGCTCCAAGCCATCTGGCAGCACCAGCGGCTCTTGCGCGATCAACTCACGACCTTGGACGGAAAAAATGTGCGCGTGCTTCATCCCGGTTTTGCGAACCACGAAGCCGGGCCGGATTTTCGCGGGGCCATGGTGCAGATTGGCGACGAGCCGCCACGCGCCGGCGATGTCGAAGTCGATCTCCAATCCAGCGGCTGGCGCGCGCATCATCACGCAGGCAACCCCGCCTTCGAAAAAGTTGTTCTCCATGTCATCTGGGACAGTGCGCGCCCGGCTGCCGGAGAAATTCCCACGCTGCCGTTGCGTCGGCTGCTCGATGCGCCGATCTCAGAACTCAGTACGTGGCTGGGTCGCGAGGGCGGGGTGCCGTTGCCGGAGAACCTGCTCGGTCAATGTTCCGCTCCGCTGCGCGTCTTGTCCGAGCCAAAGTTGACGGAGTTGCTGCATCAGGCCGCGCAAGTCCGATGGCAGAGCAAGGCGGCCCAGTTTCAGGCCCGCGCCCGGCAGGCTGGTTGGGAGCAATCATTTTGGGAAGGGCTCTTTCGCGCGCTCGGCTACAAGCACAACGTCTGGCCGATGCAGCGGCTGGCGGAATTGCGCCCACGCTGGGGGTCCCCAAAACTCTCGCCGCTCGCGCTGCAAGCGCGCCTCTTTGGTCTCAGCGGTTTGTTGCCCGTCGATTTGTCGCGCGCACAGACGGCCAGCGACAGTTATCTCCGTCGCATCTGGGATCATTGGTGGCGGGAACGCGATGAATGCAGCGATTGCATTTTACCGCGCGGATTGTGGCGTTTCCACGGGCTGCGTCCTGCCAACCATCCGCAACGCCGTCTGGCGCTCGCGGCACATTGGCTGACCGAGGAGAATTTTCTAGCGAAATTGGAAAAATGGTTCACCACGGAATTACCTTCTGAGCCGACGAGGCTGGCGGATTCACTGCTGAAAATCCTGCAAGTCGAGCGGGACGATTTCTGGTCGTGGCATTGGACATTCCGTTCCGCCCGGCTCAAGAAACCGCAACCGTTGCTCGGCGCGGCGCGGGTGACCGACCTGGCGGTGAATGTGATCCTGCCTTGGTTCTGGGTGCGCGCGGCGGAAGGTAAAAATGAAAAACTTCAGCGAGTGGCCGAACATCGTTACCTCGCCTGGCCGTCAGCGGAGGACAACGCGGTGTTGCGCCTGGCGCGTCAGCGATTGCTCGGCGGTGCGCCGGCGCGGGCCTTGCTCGGTGCGGCCGCGCAGCAAGGACTCTTGCAAATCGTGCGGGACTTTTGCGATCACTCCAACGCCATCTGCGAGAACTGCCAGTTTCCGCAACTGGTGCGCGAATGGCATTCAGTGGAATGA
- a CDS encoding ABC transporter permease subunit, which produces MQAYLTLTRRELASFFVSMTGYVIIAGALFLMGLSFVVLLVKLQSEPTPMPLTELFYSTPFFWLILLLASPVITMRLFALEKFSGTFETLMTTPVSDLQVVLAKFTAAMMFYVLMWLPLLGCIFILRHYTTDPGALDVGAIGTTYLGILLLGGLFMSLGCFASALTRSQIIAAMISFAAGITLFLLSFLGNQISVDAGWQMQVLNHLTMFDHMLDFARGIVDTRHVVFYVSLTIWFLFLTLRVVESRRWK; this is translated from the coding sequence ATGCAAGCTTACCTCACGCTGACGCGGCGGGAGCTGGCCAGCTTTTTTGTGTCGATGACCGGCTACGTAATCATCGCGGGCGCGTTGTTTCTGATGGGATTGAGTTTTGTGGTGCTGCTGGTGAAGTTGCAGTCCGAACCGACGCCCATGCCGCTGACCGAATTGTTTTACTCCACCCCGTTTTTCTGGCTGATCCTGCTGCTGGCCTCACCGGTGATCACGATGCGGCTGTTTGCCCTCGAAAAATTCTCCGGCACGTTTGAAACCCTGATGACGACACCCGTCAGCGATTTGCAGGTGGTGCTGGCGAAATTCACCGCGGCCATGATGTTTTATGTGCTGATGTGGCTGCCGCTGCTGGGCTGCATCTTCATCCTGCGCCATTATACCACCGATCCAGGCGCACTGGATGTTGGCGCGATTGGCACCACCTACCTGGGGATTCTATTATTGGGTGGACTGTTCATGTCACTCGGTTGTTTTGCCTCAGCGCTGACGCGCAGCCAGATCATCGCGGCAATGATCAGTTTCGCGGCGGGCATCACTTTGTTTTTGTTGAGCTTTCTGGGCAATCAAATATCCGTGGATGCCGGCTGGCAAATGCAGGTGTTGAATCACTTGACGATGTTCGATCACATGCTGGACTTCGCCCGTGGAATTGTCGATACCCGCCACGTCGTATTTTACGTGAGCCTCACGATCTGGTTTTTGTTCTTGACGCTGCGCGTCGTGGAAAGCCGCCGCTGGAAATAA
- a CDS encoding translation initiation factor IF-3 has protein sequence MSRPFLPRNSSTGAFVRINGKIRAREVRVIGVDGKQLGVLTLGDALTQARANGVDLVEVSPNATPPVCRLVDFGKFRYEQAKKERESRKHQHANKVKEIQLSPKIDPHDLGVKISHAVDFLCDDMKVKVALKFRGREMAHTEVGFEVIEKALKEMAAYGHPDFTPKLVGRAINVMISPLPRNKRAKNPHQENDQPGPPNSQITANRKEPASLPPASEQATGFTNNPFAKIDA, from the coding sequence TTGAGCCGCCCTTTCCTGCCTCGTAATTCCTCCACTGGTGCTTTCGTCAGGATCAATGGGAAAATCCGTGCCCGCGAGGTGCGGGTCATCGGAGTCGATGGCAAGCAACTAGGCGTCCTGACCCTGGGCGACGCCCTCACCCAGGCGCGCGCCAACGGGGTGGATCTCGTGGAGGTTTCGCCCAATGCCACTCCGCCCGTGTGTCGGCTGGTTGATTTCGGCAAGTTCCGCTATGAACAGGCCAAGAAGGAGCGCGAATCCAGAAAGCATCAGCACGCCAACAAGGTGAAGGAGATTCAATTAAGCCCAAAGATTGATCCGCATGATCTCGGCGTCAAAATCAGCCACGCTGTCGATTTCCTTTGCGATGATATGAAGGTGAAAGTCGCGTTGAAGTTTCGCGGTCGCGAAATGGCGCACACAGAAGTCGGCTTTGAAGTGATTGAAAAGGCGCTCAAGGAAATGGCCGCCTATGGCCATCCCGATTTCACGCCCAAGCTGGTCGGTCGGGCGATCAACGTCATGATCAGCCCACTGCCGCGCAACAAGCGGGCGAAAAATCCGCACCAGGAAAACGACCAGCCGGGTCCGCCCAACTCGCAAATCACCGCGAATCGGAAAGAACCTGCTTCGTTGCCGCCTGCTTCTGAACAAGCGACCGGATTTACCAACAATCCGTTTGCAAAGATCGATGCCTGA